A single Reichenbachiella ulvae DNA region contains:
- a CDS encoding ParB N-terminal domain-containing protein, whose translation MANFKSKIKTVDSVLTKKPKKKLPVLIKDSNDIEILNELQVFIPPLQEEEFKLLEKSLVEEGVRDPIVVWKEKNVIVDGHNRWDIILKHSLKDYSIKEMSF comes from the coding sequence ATGGCAAACTTTAAATCTAAAATCAAAACAGTTGATTCTGTTTTAACAAAGAAACCAAAGAAGAAATTACCTGTACTTATCAAAGACAGTAACGATATTGAAATTCTAAATGAGTTACAGGTCTTTATTCCTCCTTTACAAGAAGAGGAATTTAAGTTGTTAGAAAAAAGTCTGGTTGAAGAAGGTGTACGTGATCCAATAGTAGTCTGGAAAGAAAAAAATGTGATTGTTGATGGGCATAATAGATGGGACATTATTTTAAAACACAGTCTTAAAGACTATTCTATAAAAGAGATGTCTTTTTGA
- a CDS encoding ParA family protein, with product MYLVKSGDAYSLNGILTFEEIIEEQVKPLLELQGRNINLLGVLINQTKNTNVSQHIEDQLVDYFKEKVFDTKVRINSAIQEAVVLKISVIEHAPKSNGALDFTTLAHEVVKRTKGKKATIQTA from the coding sequence ATGTATTTAGTTAAATCTGGTGATGCTTACAGTTTAAATGGTATTCTAACTTTCGAAGAAATAATAGAAGAACAGGTTAAACCCCTACTTGAATTACAAGGCAGAAACATTAACCTTTTAGGTGTTTTAATTAATCAAACTAAAAACACTAATGTTAGCCAGCACATCGAAGATCAGTTAGTAGATTACTTTAAAGAAAAAGTTTTCGATACAAAAGTTAGAATTAATTCTGCCATACAAGAGGCTGTAGTATTAAAAATAAGTGTAATTGAGCATGCTCCTAAAAGTAATGGTGCATTAGATTTTACTACCTTGGCTCATGAAGTAGTAAAACGCACAAAAGGTAAAAAAGCAACCATCCAAACAGCATAA
- a CDS encoding ParA family protein produces MIISILNMKGGVGKTTTTLNLGYALAQQGYKTLLIDNDPQGNLTTGIGIEEYEQTVTDTYLNGILPIHQLSEKLHVIPADITLSTVYNELSNKVDANFRLFKSLKAVNKDYDYILIDNRPDAGILASNSILARSIHVFS; encoded by the coding sequence ATGATAATTTCAATTTTAAATATGAAAGGCGGAGTAGGTAAAACTACTACAACTTTAAACCTCGGTTATGCTCTGGCTCAACAGGGTTATAAAACATTACTAATAGACAATGACCCTCAAGGTAATTTAACTACTGGTATAGGTATCGAAGAATACGAGCAAACAGTAACTGACACATATTTAAATGGAATTCTTCCTATCCATCAACTTTCTGAAAAATTACATGTAATTCCTGCCGATATTACATTATCCACTGTTTATAATGAATTAAGCAATAAAGTTGATGCTAATTTCAGGCTTTTTAAGAGCTTGAAAGCTGTTAATAAAGACTACGACTACATTTTAATAGATAATAGGCCAGATGCGGGTATTTTAGCTTCAAATTCAATTTTGGCTAGATCAATTCATGTATTTAGTTAA